The Planctellipticum variicoloris DNA window TGACCGCGGACGGGGGATCGTCGGTGCTGGACATCTTCAACAACACCGTCACGACTCCGGGAGACACGGGAATCGCCGTCGAGTTGACCAATCTGGCGAACTACAACCTGGGGATCGACAGCAACACGGTGCAGGGGGCGTTGCTCAACGAGGGGATTCGGCTCGCGCTGGATGGCGGTGCTCAACTCAGCGGCGTGAACTCGATCAGCGACAACGCCGTCAGCGACGGAGCCTCGGACGGCGTGCTGGTCAGCCTGGACAATGCGACGATCGCCGCCCTCCAGATGCTGCAGAACTCCGTGATCACGAATGCCGACAACGGCCTGGTCATTCGCGGAGTCAACGGCTCCGCGATCACGACCGTCTTGATCGACGGAAGCGAAATTTCCGACAATCGGGCCGGCGATGGCGTGCTGGTCGATCTGACGGACAGCGGGGTGACCGGCGGCATCACAATCAGCAACAGCTCCATTTCGAACAACGCCCTCAACGGGATCAACTTCGAACTGGACAACGCGCCGATCGCATCGGTGGACATTATTGACAACAACGTCGGCCAGAGCTTTGCGGCTGGAACGCTCGACTTCAGCTTCAACAATCTGATCTGGACGACGCTCGTCGACAACAACGCCGGATCGACGGTCGACATCGCTTCGGTGTCGATCGACCTGACGCCGACGGGGCAGGTCTGGCGGCCGGACCTGACTCCGCTGGTGGCGCAGGGTTTCCAGCCGCAGGGCGGATCCGACGTCACGGTCGGTCTGACTGCGGTGAACGGGACGCTGGTGACGGCGGGAACCGACCCGCTGGAAGACATCTTCAACAATGTGATTCCGGGAGGCGGGCTGGCCACCACGGATCCGTTCGACCAGGTCATAACGCTGGATTTCAACGATTTCAATCCGGGCGAACAGCTCAACTACAGCCTGTCTCACGCGCTCCCGACCACGACGACCGGCAGCGGGCTGAGCGGCGTCACGCTCGCCGGAGCCATCGGGACGGTCACGCTGGCCGATGGACGAACTGTGAGCGGGGTGTTGACGTCCTCGGGGCTCGATATTGTGCAGTCTTTCGCGGCATCTTCGAACGGCATCTCGAACAACGGACTGGACGGGGTGCGGGTGAATCAGACCAACGGGTCTGACATCGCCAACCTGAATATCGACGGAAACGTGATCGCCGCCAACGGCACGAACGGGGTCGAGCTGCTGGTGAGTAGCAGCGACCTCGGGGCGACGATGGTGACGGAGAACCAGATCCGCGACCATGCGAACGGCGACGGATTCCGCATGGTGGGACCGAGCGACACCAGCAACGCCATTGACCTGGCGTTCGCCCGGAACACGATCGATTCGAACACCGGCGGGCGCGGCGTCAACATCGACCTGACCGGAAGTCCGAACGCGACCAACGTCACGGCCTCGTTCACCAACGACTCGATCACCAACAACGGTCAGGAGGGGATCAACTTCAATCTGGCCAACAACGGCGTGGCATCCGGAACGACCGGTACGCTGACGATTACCAGCGACAATGTCACGCCGAACCCAGTCTCTGGCCTCACGCACAGCCAGATCAACGGTAATGGGGGAGCCGGCGTTCTCATCAATACTGCCGGCGCCAGCAGCTATACGCTCAACGTTGGCGGGACGGGAACGGCGAACGAGTTCAGCAACAACGGCGGCCCCGGCCTGCTGCTGGAGATGGCTGGCAGCGGGGCCAGCACCGCGACGATCGCCAACTCAACGTTTGCATCGAACGTCGACGCCGGCATCGGAGTCCGTCAGACCGGCAGCACCAGCGCCACGATCAACATGACGGGACTCAGCCTCACTGGAACGACGGACGGCGGAGACGTCGACTTCGCCGGAGAAGGTTTCAAAGCGATCCTTCGCAGCCAAAGCGTGCTCACCGGCTCTCTCGCCGGCTCGACGATCACAGGCAACGCCGGCGACGGCGTTCACCTCAACGCGACCGGCAACAATGCGGGCGTTTTCTCCACGATCACGGACTTCACGATCGGCGGCCTGACCCCTGATCTGGGGAATACAATCACCGGGAACGGAGTGGGCGGGGTCGGCAACGGCATCAGCGTGCTCCGCACCGCGGATGCCCAGATCGACCTCATTGGGATCCTGAACAACACGGTGACCGGGAATACCGGCAATGGTTTGTACATCCTGGCTGCGAACGCCAATAAGATCGACGATTACACAATCAACTCGAACAGCTTCTCCAGCAACGCGCGGGACGGCGTGCTCTTCGACGTGCGGGCTGATGCCGCGATCGACGCGAACATGGATCTGAACGTCATCAGCGGCAACGGTCTGAACGGCATTCATACGATCGAGCAGGTCAACGCCGGCGCCGACCTGCGAAGCGTGGACGGTACCTGGACTCGCAATACCATCACGAGCAACGGCCAGAACGGCATCTTCCTGGAAGCCGCAATGGGTAACTATGGCGGGTTGCTGATCGGGGATCTGTCGGATCAGCTGCAGGGTAACGCCATTGGTCTCAATGCGGCCAGCGGCGTCCATATCACCGGTCCGGGAACGGTGACGGTCGGCAGCAACTTGATCATGGAGAACGGGACGCTCTCCGAGCTGGGAACGGCGAACGAGGATGCCGGCGTCTACATCAACGTGCGTCCCTTCAGCGATGTGACGCTGGTCAACAACGATATTGAGAACAATCGCGGTGATGGCGTGCAGTACGGGATGCAGACGGGCTTTTCCGGATTCTTCTCAAGGGTCTCAATTACTGACAACGTCATCAGTAGCAATGCCGGTCGCGGGATTGACCTGATCAACCGGGCCAGCAATGTGACCAACGCCGAGATCTCCGGCAACCGGGTGAATTCGAACGGCCTGGAGGGCGTGTACATCATCAACACGGCGTCGACGACGCAGAACCAGTTTGATTCCAGCAACGTGGCTCTGCTGACCAACGGGTCGATTTTCAACAACCCGATCCTGCGACTGCAGTTTAACGGCAACGAAGTGCGGTCCAACGGTATCAACAGCCCGGCCTCAACAACCGGCTTCTGGTTGCGGGTTGGTACGAGTGGCGGCGGCAGCAGCAGTTCGACAACACCCGGCTCGTTTGTCAGCGACGGTGGATTCGGACAGAACGCACTTTCGGAGAACGCCCTGGCCGGCGGCGTGATCGCCTCGATGTACGACAACACGTTCGGCGGCAACTTCGGCAACGATATTCAGTTTGCCTCGTTCGTCTCGACGGGCGATCCTGCGGCCACGGCCGGCACGTGGGGGGACACTCAGAATCCGACGGTGGGTCCGACAACGTACCAGTCTGATCCGTTGTCCCGGCTCGATCTGTACTTCGACAACAATGCCTATGAGTCGCAGGACGTAAACAACTCTTCGGGAATCTCGACGGCCAACCCGACGAACGTAGCGTTCTACGACAATTCGGAAGGAACGTTTAAGTCACGTCTGAATACGACTAATCCCGGAGCCAACCAGGGGCCGTTCACGTCGGCCACGCGTCGCCGCAATGCGACTCGCCTGGCTGGGGCCTTCCCGGATGCTGACAGCCAGCCGAATGGCACGTCGTTCCTGTATCCGGGCGTGGGAGCGAGCACGTTCCGCGTGGATACGACAGACGGAAGCTTCTTCATCGACGACACGCCGTTCCCGTACACGGGATTCATCTGGGGCGGCTCGATCACCGGCGAAGTTCCTTACTCGTGGGGCACGCTGCCGTAAGCTGACGCCGAAGACGATCTGTTGAAAGTTGCGACCGCCGCGGGATTTCCCGCGGCGGTTGTTTTGTTTGGTGATTTGTCAGTCGTCAGTCGTCAGTCGTCAGTCGTCAGTCGTCAGTCGTCAGTCGTCAGTCGTCAGTCGTCAGTCGTCAGTCGTTTGCCAGAGATTGCCCGGGGTTTATGTCCTGGGCTTTTTTCGTTGGTTCCTGGGGGGTTCTGGAGCGTCCGGATCAGACGGAATGCGGTTCGCCGGAGCGTGAGCTGTGTGTGTTGGCGCTCGGGGCGCCTTGGCTTGGCCTCGCGAATTCGCAGAGTGCGGGAGCGTGGGTACGAGGGTGTGGATGGGTGCGTCGGCGGACGAGGACGTCCACCGTACGGGACGCTGGGGGAAGGGGGAGGCTGTGCGGGCAGGAGGGTGTTGAGGTCCACGGGTTGCACTCCGTCCGCCTGGCGGCGGACTTCGTTTCACCCGTGGCTACAGCCCGTCGCCCCGTCCGGGGCTCAGGACATCGCCTGGGGGGGATTGTGAATTCTGCGCAACAAAGCGGCTTAGAGTGAGAGGGATGAAGAGGTGGCTCGTGGCTAGTGATTCGTGGCTAGTGAAGAAGATGGCTGCCGCTGGCGACATTTCTCGATTTGAGACTGGAGATTGCAAATGGTTACTCGGGAAGATCTTGTGCGAGAACTGGTACGGTTGGCGGCGGTCGAGGGGCCGGGGGTGACGTTGTGGCGGTTTGAGGCGGCGACGGGGATCAATGCGATGATGGTGCGGCGGCGGTGGGGCGGGATGGCGCAGTTGCGTGCGGCGGCGGGACTGCCGGAGCAGATCCGGCGGGGGGTGGTTTATACCGACGAGGAGCTGTTTGAAGAGCTGAGCCGGGTGGGAGAGCTGTGCGGGGAGTTTCCGAGCGTGGCGGCGTTCGAGCGGCTGGCGGCGTATTCGTGGATGACGCTGTCGCGGCGGTTCGGCAGACGGGAGGTGGTATGGGCGCGGTATCGCGAGTGGCTGGAACAGCAGCCGATTGAGGGGCGGCCGGGCTATCTGCGGGGATTGCCGCTGGAGACGCCGTCGGCGATTCCGGGAGTGATCCGGCACGGCCGAACTGTGGGGGTCGGGGGGGAGGGGTGAAGTGACGATGCGTGGTGTGGATCGTGATCGCCAGCGGCACGGCGCCTGTGCGAATTCCCGTGATCGAAGCACGTGATGCGGTCAACGGGGGCGTTGGATCGCCCCTGCGGGGCTGAGGAGAGCGGGGGGTGCGGCCATTTGCTCGTTCCCAGGCTTCTGCGTGGTGCTGGTCCTGGATGCTCCGGGTCCTCTTTCCGGCTGGGATTTGACCGAGGGAAGACGAGGCGGAGCCTTGGAAGAGGCATTCGATGTTTTCGTCCGGCATGGCGAGCCGTTACCGCCGGAATTGTGGGCGGAGCTCTCGTTCACGGGCCGCGAATTTGAGGCGCGCCGTCCTTTCTCCGTGGATGGCACTTTGACATCTTCGAAGACCCTCACCCTGGCCCTCTCCCACTGAAGACAGCGGGAGAGGGGACAAGAGGAACCGACGGACCGTTTCAGAATCGATGCCGGTGATTTCGTTCACCCGATCAACTTCCTCCTGATGAGTATTCCTTCTGGGGAGTTGCTGACGTTGGCTGATCTTCTGCAGGGAGCCGTTTTCGGTTTGCTGGTATTGGGCATCATCACGCTGCCGGCAGGAGTCGTGGCTGCACTCGTCAGTCGGGCGTGCGTCGGCTGGTATTTCAGAACACCCCGAGACAACTCCCCCATCGGCAGATTGGGCGCGATCACTCGGACTCAGTTCGGACGGGATCTCAATACTCGACTGGGAGCTCGCCCCGCTCACGGAGTGCGAACCGGCATTGCAACAGCCCTTCGCTGCGCGCGTTCCGCGGCGGTCGGAGCCTGGAGAGATCGGGAAGATTATCCGGAAAGTCAACGAGTTGACGGAACAAGTCCGAGTCGCGTTCCTTTGCGAGTGCGACGATCCGCAGCCACATGACTCTCCAGGATTTCAACCGTGGAGAATTCCAATCGAGCTGGCGAATCAATCGTTGCGCATTCGAATCGCCGGCTCGCAGCGATCCGTCTGGCAGCGTCGATACTCGGGGCGCCCGCAGCAGCAGAAACGGATCTGCGACGGACTGGTCTCGCTTGACCGCGTTGCAGCGCCGGCAGGAGTCGACGAGATTCTGATAATCCAGTTTCGACTGTGGACTCAGCGATTGCGGTTCGAAGTGATCGAGTTCAAACTCAAACGTCACCTGCCCCCACGTCTCTCGCTGCAGACAGTAGACGCAGCGGAAGTCGAACTCGTCGCGCAGCCAGGGACGAAAAGTCCCGTAAGCGGCGTATCCCGCGGGCGCCGACTTACGATCTCACACCCGCGGAGACGGCACTGAAACGCGGGTCTCATTCCGGCCGCGTCCAAAACCTGTGGGATTGTTCACAGGCCAGCGAGATTCGTCAAGACACGTCTGATCCCTCGCTGGACGCACCGCGTCTTCTGCTCTTCCGTCTGCGATACCCGAATCCCGAATCCCGATACGAAACAGGGCCGGGACACTCAATTGAGTGCCCCGGCCCCGCGCTCAAATCACACTCGCAGAAGCCCCGACCGTCTACACCAGCCCGGTCAGCGGTCCATCCCCGCAGAAGTCCGCGTTCCCGAACTTCTCGATGTGGTGCCCGAATCCGTGGGCCAGCGACAGCAGCAGCCGGTTGTGCGACACCTTCGGCATCTTCACCGAACGGCCCATCTTGAAGTCCAGGCCGTTCCCCACCAGCACGAACGGGATGTTGTCCAGCGTGTGCGAGTTCCCCTTGCCCAGCTCGTTGGTCCAGACGATCAGCGTGTTATCGAGCAGGCTTCCCGATCCGCCCGGCTCCGGCGTCGCCGCGAGCCGTTCGGCGAGGTACGCCATCTGCTCGCAGTACCACGTGTTGATCCGCGTCAGCTTCTCCTGGGCCGACTCGTTCGAGTCCGGCTCGTGCGACAGTTCGTGGTGCCCCTCTTCGACGCCGAGCCAGCGCATCTTCGCCTGGCCGACCGAATTGGTGATCTGGAACGTTGCGATGCGGGCGAAGTCCGACGCGAAGCTGTTGACCATCAGGTCGATCTGCATCTTGCTGATGCGGGGAATGTTATCGTTCTCTTCCTTCACGCCCGGCTCCAGCTCCGGCGTCGGATGGTCGAGGCCCGCCGTTCCGGTGTTCCGCAGTTCCTGCTCCATCTCGCGGACGAACGTCGCGTGCTCCTCGATGAGCTGGCGGTCCTCGGCGCTGACGAGCGACTCGACCTTCTTCAGGTCGGCCTGCACGTCGTCGAGGATGCTGCGCAGGCTGGCCTGGTCCTTCTGCCGGCCGTAGAGTTTGCCGAACATCTGGTACGGGTCGTCGATCGGCGCGATCGGCTTGTTGGGGCCGGAGTAGACCATGCGGGTCCAGGTGTCGGCCCGGTCGGGGACCATCACGCCGAATTCGAGCGAGCCGAAACGGGTTCGCGTCTCCGGGTTGGCCTGCAGGTAGTTCTTGATCTCCTGGTCGATCGAGATTCCGCTCGACCAGCCGGCGGGGGTGTGCGAGCCCCCCTGGATGTTGCCGGGGAACAGCTCGACGCCCGTCAGCAGGCAGCCCATGCCGCGCATGTGGTTATCGCCGTCGCCGCGGACCTTGTCGCAGACGCCGTTGAGGACCATTGTCCGCGATTTGAGCTGCTCCAGCGGCGCCATGATCGGCTTGAGGGCGAAGTTGTCTCCCTCTTCGTCCGGCCAGAAATTCTTGGGGACGATGCCGTTCGGGCTGAACATCACGACCAGCCGCTGCTTGCGGAGGCCAGTTCCGGCGAAGCCCAGGCTGGGGAGGTTCAGTACGAATGGCAGCGCGGCGGCGCCCAGGCCGAGGTCGCGGAGGAATTCGCGGCGGTTTGCAAAGCGGGCCACAGTCTGTCTCCAGCGGCAAGGGAAACGTCTTCGATGTCAGCGGGCAGGTGGTGTTGTTGCGGCGGCGGTCTGTTGCGTTCCAGCGGTCAGCGCGGCATTCACGGCAATGTCGACCACCAGTTTGCGGATATGGAACTGATTGCGGGCGAAGTCGGCTTCGAGCCGGTCGAGAGTCCCTTCACCATACGCCCGAATCGGCTGCTTGACCAGATAGTGGAACAGTTGTTCCGCAAAGGCTTCCTGCGTTTCGTCGCTGGCGGCCAGGAACGTCGCCAGATCGCGGACGCCGGTGAACTTGACCGTTTCTCCCGAACGGGTGACGTAGTCGCCGGTCGGATCGACCGGTTTCCCGTGCTCGCTGGTTCGATATCGACCGTCGGCGTCGAACTGTTCCAGCGTAAATCCCAGGGGGTTGATCAGGTTGTGGCAGGACTGGCAGGCCTCCGGCTTCGTCTGCAGCAGCACCCGCTCGCGGGTCGTCAGGTTGGCATGCAGATCCGGCGGCAACGGCGCCACCGCTTCCGGCGGCGGTTTCAGGAACCGGCCCAGCACGCTGCGGGAGATGAAGACGCCCCGGTGAATCGGCGAACTGGTCGCCGTGTAGGCGAAGCCCGCCATCAGATATGGGTGCGACAGGACTCCCGCCCGGACTTCCGGATTCAACGTGACCTTCCGGAACTCGACATTCCCCGGATTGGTGGCGTCCGCCGGAAGGTCCGGAGCGTAATATTCGGCCAGCCGGCCGTTGAGATAAACGTCGTCCGACAGGATCAACTGACGAAAGTCGGAGTCCGGGCTCCAGACGACATCGTCCAGGAACAGGTCCAGCGAGGTTCGCAGGTCCGCGGCCATCGCGGCGTTGAATTCCGGAAAGCGCTCGGTGCTCTTAGACAGGTCGGGCGGCTGATCGACCTTCAGCCACTGCAGCAGAAACTCGCGAAGTTTCGAGTGCACTCG harbors:
- a CDS encoding HNH endonuclease, which gives rise to MRDEFDFRCVYCLQRETWGQVTFEFELDHFEPQSLSPQSKLDYQNLVDSCRRCNAVKRDQSVADPFLLLRAPRVSTLPDGSLRAGDSNAQRLIRQLDWNSPRLKSWRVMWLRIVALAKERDSDLFRQLVDFPDNLPDLSRLRPPRNARSEGLLQCRFALRERGELPVEY
- a CDS encoding homing endonuclease associated repeat-containing protein → MVTREDLVRELVRLAAVEGPGVTLWRFEAATGINAMMVRRRWGGMAQLRAAAGLPEQIRRGVVYTDEELFEELSRVGELCGEFPSVAAFERLAAYSWMTLSRRFGRREVVWARYREWLEQQPIEGRPGYLRGLPLETPSAIPGVIRHGRTVGVGGEG
- a CDS encoding DUF1552 domain-containing protein, whose protein sequence is MARFANRREFLRDLGLGAAALPFVLNLPSLGFAGTGLRKQRLVVMFSPNGIVPKNFWPDEEGDNFALKPIMAPLEQLKSRTMVLNGVCDKVRGDGDNHMRGMGCLLTGVELFPGNIQGGSHTPAGWSSGISIDQEIKNYLQANPETRTRFGSLEFGVMVPDRADTWTRMVYSGPNKPIAPIDDPYQMFGKLYGRQKDQASLRSILDDVQADLKKVESLVSAEDRQLIEEHATFVREMEQELRNTGTAGLDHPTPELEPGVKEENDNIPRISKMQIDLMVNSFASDFARIATFQITNSVGQAKMRWLGVEEGHHELSHEPDSNESAQEKLTRINTWYCEQMAYLAERLAATPEPGGSGSLLDNTLIVWTNELGKGNSHTLDNIPFVLVGNGLDFKMGRSVKMPKVSHNRLLLSLAHGFGHHIEKFGNADFCGDGPLTGLV
- a CDS encoding right-handed parallel beta-helix repeat-containing protein, which encodes MQRAKFSLASVLWLFAASAALAQTNDVSPNGAGVVSLEDNFSGTASLGQGAYIDVRNMAGSGVGYRNGYTQVGGFIPLWGSDDWFIAPQARLIITDTQRIGGNLGLVGRRYVSDWDRIIGANLFYDFDESYLNNRYNQVGFGFETLGEWLDVRGNVYLPTGGETNNMGPAGLDSTLYYIQNRLAVRGYDLIEQSLKGGDVEFGVPVLPSTPWLRAFAGAYFYDGDGHDPVGVRGRIDANISNDLLVGLNVTHDNVYGTNLNAVVDFRFSGFLPTRYFPNWTTQERMLTQVQRNWRIATDQYLISKDIPVINPRDDQPYFVVHIDSNNTGAGTGDGTAENPYHNLPGTVPNQTDLVLVQRGQSTEAAPYTGNIQLVDYARMLGEGKAHIFDGYVNYGGYSQVYNDTVLPGFSNSGLYPFLSNPAGDIVTLASHNEVSAMVLQNASGAGIAGNGVSGFHLNNLEIAGNVGGGIVLQNAVGTGGATLDGQTISGGLIADINRNVVPGYTPPAIGVGNNAGGGIVIDTGADGLNLDITRVSMNAAAPGTQTVGIQLTADDGNLSVILDDVQTRGNSSAGIQLNQTGGTTLAATMTTVDVSANAGDGLQINGDGGTTVVGTTLTPVNGLLADDNAGRGIAISGANAAQIGVALSGGSTQRSGDDGLFITGAGAGTVVDVSVIGNNLTDSGQTVAGAAAVDLSALAGADVTLTMSNTPAGFTTNANDDSGLMVTANAGTATANVTNGNFNNAGVDAVSILGTALGTANVSLTGTGGSDAGNDGIHAVADGGTVNLEVTGSSAVPASFNGAGVNGFDGLAQNGGTLNMCLEYTTFNGSGDVGMTLLADGVDAMTSSLISANLDNVQVNGSQLGGLAGTADNFGELRLRAVASQFDGNGLGAASDGVLITADNSGRALTLFSNSSASGNSDDGFSYVAGNGAYMSARLDAFTATGNAGYGVNFNATGAGTDAYLITETASGANSVSGNTLGNYNLAFTNTGDAVAALTGSFNGSGGDGVNISITGDGTGTALVSLTGDGTTDTIDGNAGNGVNISIQNEATAGVSVTGYTSISNNGADGIHVALQDIFTAAAVDLRGIPTTLTTMTDNGDDGVEVDLTNVVLGLVGGAAGNVDVLSLTDNDPNNICLPAPALMALNTVVAAPTANGVLIDSYNINNTSPPNPGQDGIIVIGNAVSGTGGITISNNIDPNMEDGIQVNLTNNSTPAFISIHDNQLSEMTQNGIIVTADGGSSVLDIFNNTVTTPGDTGIAVELTNLANYNLGIDSNTVQGALLNEGIRLALDGGAQLSGVNSISDNAVSDGASDGVLVSLDNATIAALQMLQNSVITNADNGLVIRGVNGSAITTVLIDGSEISDNRAGDGVLVDLTDSGVTGGITISNSSISNNALNGINFELDNAPIASVDIIDNNVGQSFAAGTLDFSFNNLIWTTLVDNNAGSTVDIASVSIDLTPTGQVWRPDLTPLVAQGFQPQGGSDVTVGLTAVNGTLVTAGTDPLEDIFNNVIPGGGLATTDPFDQVITLDFNDFNPGEQLNYSLSHALPTTTTGSGLSGVTLAGAIGTVTLADGRTVSGVLTSSGLDIVQSFAASSNGISNNGLDGVRVNQTNGSDIANLNIDGNVIAANGTNGVELLVSSSDLGATMVTENQIRDHANGDGFRMVGPSDTSNAIDLAFARNTIDSNTGGRGVNIDLTGSPNATNVTASFTNDSITNNGQEGINFNLANNGVASGTTGTLTITSDNVTPNPVSGLTHSQINGNGGAGVLINTAGASSYTLNVGGTGTANEFSNNGGPGLLLEMAGSGASTATIANSTFASNVDAGIGVRQTGSTSATINMTGLSLTGTTDGGDVDFAGEGFKAILRSQSVLTGSLAGSTITGNAGDGVHLNATGNNAGVFSTITDFTIGGLTPDLGNTITGNGVGGVGNGISVLRTADAQIDLIGILNNTVTGNTGNGLYILAANANKIDDYTINSNSFSSNARDGVLFDVRADAAIDANMDLNVISGNGLNGIHTIEQVNAGADLRSVDGTWTRNTITSNGQNGIFLEAAMGNYGGLLIGDLSDQLQGNAIGLNAASGVHITGPGTVTVGSNLIMENGTLSELGTANEDAGVYINVRPFSDVTLVNNDIENNRGDGVQYGMQTGFSGFFSRVSITDNVISSNAGRGIDLINRASNVTNAEISGNRVNSNGLEGVYIINTASTTQNQFDSSNVALLTNGSIFNNPILRLQFNGNEVRSNGINSPASTTGFWLRVGTSGGGSSSSTTPGSFVSDGGFGQNALSENALAGGVIASMYDNTFGGNFGNDIQFASFVSTGDPAATAGTWGDTQNPTVGPTTYQSDPLSRLDLYFDNNAYESQDVNNSSGISTANPTNVAFYDNSEGTFKSRLNTTNPGANQGPFTSATRRRNATRLAGAFPDADSQPNGTSFLYPGVGASTFRVDTTDGSFFIDDTPFPYTGFIWGGSITGEVPYSWGTLP